In Candidatus Tumulicola sp., a single window of DNA contains:
- a CDS encoding STAS domain-containing protein has product MANHVDIAVNVRSVPGKDDVRVVDLNGEIDVYTSPKVKETITELIDQGHYALVINLENVRYIDSTGLGVLIGGLKRVREHSGTVNLVCTNPQIKKIFDITGLVKIFGIYDSEAAATEAS; this is encoded by the coding sequence ATGGCTAATCACGTGGACATCGCCGTCAACGTCCGCTCGGTGCCGGGCAAAGACGACGTGCGCGTCGTCGATCTCAACGGCGAGATCGACGTGTACACGTCGCCGAAGGTCAAGGAGACCATCACCGAGCTCATCGACCAGGGTCACTACGCGCTCGTGATCAACCTCGAGAACGTCCGGTATATCGACTCGACCGGCCTCGGCGTGCTCATCGGCGGGCTCAAGCGCGTGCGCGAGCACAGCGGAACGGTGAACCTGGTCTGCACCAATCCGCAGATCAAGAAGATATTCGACATCACGGGATTGGTGAAGATCTTCGGCATCTACGATTCCGAGGCAGCCGCCACCGAGGCGTCATGA
- the lptC gene encoding LPS export ABC transporter periplasmic protein LptC: protein MLALTVVAAPAVADIGSVRIGRFTVEFSSANLNLKSGDFTITGGLKGHSSDGDFSADRAFGNRERKQITLVGHVVAHRHGAGFGSQPVVLTSDTAEIDENLRRYSASGNVLAVEGARSMSAARITMDDASHLVTLSGGVHVSQPPGNTVDTDTIVYHDDTGDIIIPGPLRGSSSDADFRADRALGNLSRDELTLIGNVVAHTSGGGKPGEETQPLTVQADQVRMESAVKRFSAIGHVRVTQEGKPAPGATTTGARTLETENVTYNTDSGDIKAPGEVRGEVDQGAFRADSVSGNTRTQEFDLVGHVKVTRTRATAKKASASKPVTLTADRLHVAQRKKLYLATGNVKLIQTDRTIGAPRMTLNDVSHVATLTGGVHAAQAPDRVADTSQVSYHTDSGDFVVPTEITGHSKTDTFRADRAFGNAAKNVYTLEGHVKLQRSGGFGQADSSRQATALECERFRIDAAAKIYTATGSPKLTQGQRTLSGQIITLDDNTHLVHVTGGAHAEQPPNRKFDAPELVYDTQTDNFKAVGGVTVTFPVQRATPTPTPTPAPKGKKGATPASSATPAPSPTAAATSSPSR, encoded by the coding sequence TTGCTCGCGCTGACGGTCGTTGCGGCGCCTGCGGTCGCCGATATCGGCAGCGTTCGCATCGGCCGTTTCACGGTGGAGTTCAGCAGCGCGAACCTCAACCTCAAGAGCGGCGATTTCACCATCACCGGCGGACTCAAAGGCCACAGCAGCGACGGCGACTTCAGCGCCGACCGCGCCTTCGGGAATCGCGAGCGCAAGCAGATAACGTTGGTGGGTCACGTCGTCGCGCACCGGCACGGCGCGGGTTTTGGATCCCAACCCGTCGTCCTGACGAGCGATACGGCGGAAATCGATGAGAACCTGCGCCGCTACAGCGCGTCGGGAAACGTTCTAGCGGTCGAGGGCGCTCGCTCGATGAGCGCCGCGCGCATCACCATGGACGACGCCTCTCACCTCGTCACCTTGAGCGGCGGAGTGCACGTGTCTCAGCCGCCGGGAAACACGGTCGACACCGACACGATCGTGTATCATGACGACACCGGCGACATCATCATCCCGGGTCCGCTGCGCGGCTCGTCATCAGATGCCGACTTCCGCGCTGACCGCGCGCTCGGGAATCTCTCGCGCGACGAGCTGACGCTCATCGGGAACGTGGTCGCGCATACCAGCGGCGGCGGCAAGCCCGGCGAGGAGACGCAGCCGCTCACGGTACAAGCCGACCAAGTGCGCATGGAATCGGCCGTCAAACGATTCAGCGCCATCGGGCACGTGCGCGTCACCCAAGAGGGAAAGCCGGCGCCCGGCGCCACCACGACCGGTGCGCGAACGCTTGAGACCGAGAACGTCACGTACAATACCGACAGTGGCGACATCAAGGCTCCGGGCGAAGTGCGCGGTGAAGTCGACCAAGGCGCCTTTCGCGCCGATTCGGTCAGCGGCAACACGCGAACCCAGGAGTTCGATCTCGTCGGTCACGTCAAGGTGACGCGTACGCGCGCGACGGCCAAGAAGGCCTCGGCCTCAAAGCCCGTGACGTTGACGGCCGATCGCCTGCACGTCGCGCAGCGCAAGAAGCTCTACCTCGCGACCGGCAACGTCAAACTGATCCAAACCGATCGAACTATCGGCGCGCCGAGGATGACGCTCAATGACGTCAGCCACGTGGCGACCCTGACCGGTGGAGTCCACGCCGCGCAGGCGCCTGATCGCGTCGCCGACACCTCCCAGGTGAGCTATCACACCGATTCAGGCGATTTCGTGGTGCCGACCGAAATCACCGGGCACTCGAAGACCGACACGTTTCGCGCGGACCGCGCTTTCGGCAACGCCGCCAAGAACGTCTACACCCTGGAGGGCCATGTCAAACTCCAGCGCAGCGGCGGATTCGGCCAGGCTGACAGCTCGAGGCAGGCGACCGCGCTCGAGTGCGAGCGCTTTCGCATCGACGCCGCGGCCAAGATCTATACGGCCACCGGAAGCCCGAAGCTGACGCAGGGCCAACGCACGCTCAGCGGGCAGATCATCACGCTCGATGACAATACGCATCTGGTCCACGTCACGGGCGGAGCACATGCCGAACAGCCGCCCAACAGAAAATTCGATGCGCCGGAACTTGTCTACGACACCCAGACCGACAACTTCAAAGCGGTCGGAGGCGTGACCGTCACGTTCCCGGTGCAGCGCGCAACGCCGACGCCCACGCCCACTCCGGCGCCCAAGGGAAAGAAGGGCGCCACGCCGGCATCGTCTGCGACGCCCGCGCCGTCGCCGACGGCAGCCGCTACTTCGTCACCCTCTCGATAG
- a CDS encoding cysteine desulfurase family protein, whose protein sequence is MKTVYLDNAATTAVRPEALESMLPLLRGDFANPSSAHASGQRARNALDQARLKTARALGAAPKEIVFTGGGSEAVCLALFGIVEAHGVQRLITSAIEHHAVLHAADALRERGVIVSVLPVNRDGFVEVGTLEQALDEGTSPPTLVSIMHANNEIGTIQDVNALAKLAHARGAFFHTDAVQSVGHIELDVRALGVDALSLSAHKFEGPKGVGALYVREGMRVTPRVYGGGQESGMRAGTENVAGIAGLAVALDLAVQELASERPRIEALRDRLIDGVLKSIPGAALNGSRERRLPNNANLRFDRIEAHTLVLGLDVAGFEASTGSACTSGSLDPSHVLTAIGTSGPAARGALRFSLGRQTQPQDIDRLLDVLPGIISKLRALSPVLTVAG, encoded by the coding sequence TTGAAGACGGTTTATCTGGACAACGCAGCCACTACCGCCGTGCGCCCGGAAGCGCTCGAGTCGATGCTGCCGTTGCTGCGCGGCGATTTCGCCAACCCCTCGAGCGCGCACGCGAGCGGACAGCGCGCGCGCAACGCTCTCGATCAAGCGCGCCTAAAAACCGCTCGCGCGCTAGGCGCCGCCCCCAAAGAGATCGTGTTCACCGGCGGCGGCTCCGAAGCGGTTTGCTTGGCGCTTTTCGGCATCGTCGAAGCGCATGGGGTTCAGCGTCTCATCACGAGCGCGATCGAGCACCATGCCGTGCTGCACGCGGCGGATGCGTTGCGCGAGCGAGGCGTGATCGTCAGCGTGTTGCCGGTGAATCGCGATGGGTTTGTCGAGGTGGGAACGCTGGAGCAAGCGCTCGATGAGGGCACGTCTCCACCAACGCTCGTCAGCATCATGCACGCCAACAATGAGATCGGTACCATTCAAGACGTGAACGCGCTCGCGAAGCTGGCGCACGCGCGCGGAGCGTTTTTCCATACCGATGCCGTTCAAAGCGTGGGCCATATCGAATTGGACGTCCGTGCGCTCGGCGTCGATGCGCTTTCGCTCAGCGCGCACAAATTCGAGGGGCCGAAAGGCGTCGGCGCTCTTTACGTGCGCGAGGGCATGCGCGTCACGCCGCGTGTCTATGGCGGCGGCCAAGAGAGCGGCATGCGCGCGGGCACCGAAAATGTCGCCGGCATCGCCGGCCTTGCGGTCGCGCTTGACCTCGCGGTTCAAGAGCTCGCGAGCGAGCGGCCGCGCATCGAGGCGCTGCGCGATCGGCTCATCGACGGAGTGCTCAAGAGCATTCCCGGCGCGGCTCTCAACGGATCCCGCGAGCGGCGCCTTCCGAACAACGCGAATCTTCGCTTCGATCGCATCGAAGCCCACACGCTGGTACTGGGTCTCGACGTCGCGGGTTTCGAAGCTTCGACCGGAAGCGCGTGCACGTCCGGGTCGCTTGACCCCTCGCACGTGTTGACCGCGATCGGCACCTCGGGTCCGGCGGCGCGGGGCGCGCTTCGCTTTTCGCTCGGTCGCCAAACACAACCCCAAGACATCGACCGTTTACTCGACGTCCTGCCGGGTATCATAAGTAAGTTGCGTGCGCTCTCTCCGGTCCTCACCGTCGCCGGTTAG
- a CDS encoding YtxH domain-containing protein, translated as MDNDRTSSGIGFLSGLVLGAFAGAILAIVLTPQSGQETRDLIMGKAQEAKGKALDMASDLKDLANDLAEDLRKQADDLAKKTRDTYETARTRVNDALQTGKNAAKSKIDDLKNG; from the coding sequence ATGGATAACGATCGCACAAGCTCCGGCATCGGCTTTCTTTCCGGGTTGGTGCTCGGCGCGTTCGCCGGCGCGATTCTCGCAATCGTGCTGACGCCGCAGAGCGGTCAGGAAACTCGTGATTTGATCATGGGGAAGGCGCAGGAAGCGAAGGGCAAGGCTCTCGATATGGCGTCCGACCTCAAGGATCTCGCCAACGATCTGGCCGAGGATCTACGCAAACAAGCCGATGATCTGGCCAAAAAGACCCGCGACACGTACGAAACGGCGCGCACGCGCGTGAACGACGCGCTGCAGACCGGCAAGAACGCCGCCAAGTCGAAAATCGACGATCTGAAGAATGGCTAA
- a CDS encoding replication-associated recombination protein A, whose translation MSDEPALFPIDAPFGERDEPLPPGAPLAARMRPRTLEEFVGQEHIVGQGTALRAAVAQGKIPSMILWGPPGSGKTTLARVIAAAVRSRFVGLSAVTAGVADLRRIVADAKRARSAGRGQTIAFIDEIHRFNKAQQDAVLPHVERGDITLIGATTENPSFEVINALLSRSRVFVLKALTDQEIGTIVDRAIADPVRGLAGLVTLDPDARARLIALADGDARSGLNALELAVEIAAGRGATLLNAHDVEEAMQRRALRYDRAGDEHYDLISAFIKSVRGSDPHAAVYWLARMLEAGEDPMFLARRIVILAAEDVGLADPQALQVATGAHYATHAIGMPEAMLPLVEATLYLALAPKSNSGLRAYAKAVEAIEETGTLPVPLHLRNAATNLMKKLGYGKDYKYAHDFEGAVVEQQHLPDALKDRTIFEP comes from the coding sequence ATGTCCGATGAACCTGCGCTGTTTCCGATCGACGCGCCGTTCGGCGAGCGCGATGAGCCGCTCCCGCCGGGCGCGCCGCTCGCCGCGCGCATGCGCCCGCGTACGCTCGAAGAATTCGTCGGCCAAGAGCACATCGTAGGGCAAGGCACGGCGTTGCGCGCAGCCGTCGCGCAAGGAAAGATCCCCTCGATGATCCTGTGGGGACCGCCCGGCAGCGGCAAGACGACGCTCGCGCGCGTGATCGCCGCGGCGGTGCGCTCCCGTTTCGTCGGTTTGTCCGCGGTCACCGCAGGCGTCGCCGATCTGCGGCGCATCGTGGCCGATGCGAAGCGTGCGCGCTCGGCCGGCCGCGGGCAGACCATCGCGTTCATCGACGAGATCCACCGCTTCAACAAAGCGCAGCAGGACGCGGTGCTGCCGCACGTCGAGCGGGGCGACATCACGCTCATCGGCGCCACGACGGAGAATCCGTCGTTCGAGGTCATCAACGCGCTACTGTCGCGCAGCCGCGTGTTCGTCTTGAAAGCGCTGACGGATCAAGAGATCGGCACGATCGTGGATCGCGCGATCGCCGATCCAGTCCGTGGGCTGGCCGGCCTAGTCACGCTCGATCCCGACGCGCGCGCGCGTTTGATCGCGTTGGCGGACGGCGATGCGCGCTCGGGCTTGAACGCGTTGGAGCTCGCCGTCGAGATCGCCGCCGGTCGCGGCGCCACGCTGCTGAACGCCCACGACGTCGAAGAGGCCATGCAGCGCCGCGCGCTGCGCTACGATCGGGCGGGCGACGAGCATTACGATCTCATCTCGGCGTTCATCAAGTCGGTTCGCGGCAGCGACCCGCACGCAGCCGTGTATTGGCTCGCGCGGATGCTCGAGGCGGGCGAGGACCCGATGTTCCTCGCTCGCCGCATCGTGATTCTCGCCGCCGAAGACGTCGGCTTAGCGGATCCGCAGGCCTTGCAGGTCGCGACTGGAGCGCACTACGCCACGCACGCGATCGGCATGCCTGAGGCGATGCTGCCGCTGGTCGAGGCGACGCTCTATCTCGCGCTCGCGCCCAAGAGCAACTCGGGCCTTCGCGCGTACGCCAAGGCGGTCGAGGCTATCGAAGAAACGGGCACGTTGCCCGTGCCGCTGCACCTTCGCAATGCCGCCACGAATCTCATGAAGAAGCTCGGCTACGGCAAAGATTACAAATACGCGCATGATTTCGAAGGCGCCGTCGTCGAACAGCAGCATCTGCCCGATGCATTGAAAGACCGGACTATTTTCGAACCATAA